Proteins encoded together in one bacterium window:
- a CDS encoding D-alanine--D-alanine ligase encodes GLFELADLPYVGAGVLGSALAMDKLAAKAVLVAAGLPVGPHLGLTRAELEADPAGVARNIETALDYPLFIKPANLGSSVGITKVHGPSELAKALELAAAFDRRIIVEGGLDAREIECAVLGNDSPEASVPGEILPAREFYDYDAKYVEDSELLIPAPISPDQTAEARRLAVAAFKALDISGMARVDLFLERATGRFYINEVNTIPGFTPISMYPKLWVASGLGYNDLVARLVELALERHHDRRRTRRSYDSQGAQGKGKP; translated from the coding sequence AGGGGCTCTTCGAGCTGGCCGACCTGCCCTACGTGGGCGCGGGGGTGCTGGGCTCGGCCCTGGCCATGGACAAGCTCGCGGCCAAGGCGGTCCTCGTCGCCGCCGGTCTGCCCGTGGGACCGCACCTCGGCCTCACCCGCGCCGAGCTGGAGGCGGACCCGGCCGGGGTCGCGCGCAATATCGAGACCGCCCTGGATTACCCCCTCTTCATCAAACCGGCCAACCTGGGCTCCTCGGTGGGCATCACCAAAGTCCACGGCCCGTCGGAGCTGGCGAAAGCCCTGGAGCTCGCCGCCGCCTTCGACCGCCGCATCATCGTCGAGGGTGGGCTGGACGCCCGCGAAATAGAGTGCGCCGTCCTGGGCAACGACTCGCCCGAGGCCAGCGTCCCCGGCGAGATTCTCCCCGCCCGCGAGTTCTACGACTACGACGCCAAGTACGTGGAGGACTCGGAACTTTTAATACCGGCTCCCATTTCACCCGACCAGACCGCCGAGGCCCGGCGCCTGGCCGTCGCCGCCTTCAAGGCCCTCGACATCTCCGGCATGGCCCGCGTGGACCTCTTCCTCGAACGCGCCACCGGGCGGTTCTACATCAACGAGGTCAACACCATCCCCGGCTTCACCCCCATCAGCATGTATCCGAAACTGTGGGTGGCGTCGGGCCTGGGCTACAACGACCTGGTGGCTCGGCTGGTGGAGCTGGCCCTGGAGCGCCACCACGACCGCCGCCGCACCCGCCGGAGCTACGATTCCCAAGGGGCTCAAGGGAAGGGGAAACCGTGA